The following nucleotide sequence is from Candidatus Bipolaricaulis sibiricus.
GTCGAGACCGGTCACCCCCAAGCTCCTGGATTATACTCCCTGCGGAGGCGATGGCCAGTGGGACGAGCTCTTCTCCCCGGACTCGGGGCGGCGCTCGGGTTCGGGATCGCGTTCGGCTACCTTCTCACCCCCGGCCTCTCTGCGATGGCTGCAGCGGGAGGGGCCCTGATCGTCGCGGCAGCGCGGCGATCCCCCATCGCCCTGTGGGTGGCAGCGTGTGCGCTTGGCGCCGGTCTTGCCGTTCCAGAGACCCTTCCTTCCCACTACGCCTTCCAGCTCCCCAACCTCCGCGAGGTTACGGGCCGGGTTCTCGACATCCCCGAGCCACGCACGAAGAACGTCTCGTTCACCCTCTCCGTGGACACCCTTGGGGTGGACCTGCTGGCGTACGTCCCCCGTCATCCAGCAGTCGGACCTGGGGACCAGGTAAAGGTCATCGGCCGATGGGGACTGCCTCAGCCGGAAGGATGGCGGGCGGGTCTGGCCCGCCGCGGGATCCACGGGCTGTTCTGGGCAGACGAGGTTGAGGTTCTTGCACCGGGTCCGCCCTCGCTCGCCCGCTGGGCGTCCCACGTTCGACAGACCCTGCTTAGTCACCTGTACCGGGTGGCCCCAGAGGGGACCGAGCGTGCTTCCCCCGCACTGGACCTGCTTGCTGCGCTGCTCCTCGGAGCGCGGGGCATGTTCCCAAGCGAGGAACAACAGGCGTTCCGGACAGCTGGTGTGGCCCACGTCCTCGCTCTGTCCGGCCTTCACGTCGGGATACTCGTCGCCGGTGGATGGTGGCTCCTCGGCCTGGTGAGAGTACGCCCAGCGTGGCGGTACCTCGTCCTGGTCCCAGCGGTCGGGTTCTACGTGCTCGTCGGTGGAGCACGGGTATCGCTGATCCGGGCAGCGATCATGTTCGCAGTGCTTGGCTTGTTCTGGCTTCTGCTGGAGCGAGGGTGGGTTCTGCGTAGATGGCTCGATCCTGTCCAGGGGCTTGCGCTGGCGGCAACCGTCGTCCTCCTCGTCTGGCCATGGTCCGCTCTCGACACAGGTTTTCAGCTGTCGTTCCTTGCCACAGGGGGGATCGTCGTACTCCTTCCCGGTTGGACGGGGTCCGACCTGCGCCGCCGCCTTCCGGGTTGGACCCGAAGGGCTGCGGACCTTCTCGCGGTGACCCTGTGTGCCCAGGCGGGGGCCGTTCCCGTCATCGGGACCGTCTTCGGCCACGTGTCGCCGTACGGGATCCTGGCAAACGTCGTCCTCGTCCCGTGGACCGGCCTCCTCCTCTGGGGCGGGATTCTCGTCATCGCGCTTGCCGCGCTCCCGATCTCGCTTCCACTGACGTTCCTCGTCGAGGCCGTGCTCGTCGGTCCCTACTTGGCCATCGTCCAATGGGTGTCGGGGCTCCCCGGGGCCTCGCTCGTCGTCGGTCCGGGGTTTGGCGCGTGGTGCCTGTTGGCCGCGCTGGGCATTCTGCTCCTGCGTGTGATCGCGGAGGAGCCCGGTAGCCCGTGTGCGAGCCCGTCGCGTTGCCGCGGGCCGCGCGGAGAAGACCCACTCCGTGCGAAACGCGTGGCACCTCGTTCGCCCTCGGTGGGTTGAGTCGGTCGGTTTGGAGGGTGGAACAGGTCGCTGTGTTCGCCCGACCTGTAGATCACCGGACCGCCCCACGGGGGCTAGATCAGAGCTTGATCGAGCGCCCAATCGAACATCCGGGGGGTGAGGCGGCCGGTCTGGGTGTTCTGTCGCGAGGGGTGGTAGGAGGCGACGAGCGCGGGAAACGCGGTGCCCGGTTCGTGGCGTGCAGCGTGAGCGAACCTGGGCGCAGCGATCGTTCCACCGAGCGACCGCAGGACCCCAACACACCCGTCGAACGCGATCTTCCCGAGGGCGAGCACGGTTCGAACGTCTGACAGAACGGCCAGCTCATGAACCAGGTACGGCAGACAGCTCCGGATCTCCTGACCTGAGGGCCGGTTCCTCGGTGGGGCGCAGCGGACAACCGCGGTCAGGTACACGCCGCGCAGTCTCAGGCCATCGTCCCTGCAGCTCGACGTCGGCTGGTTGGCAAGCCCCGCCCGATGGAGGGCGCTCACCAGAAAGTCGCCCGCGCCCCGCGGCCCATCGCCGGTGAACATTCGCCCCGTACGGTTCGCACCGTGGGCAGCGGGGGCTAGACCCACGATGAGCAGACGTGCCCCCGGATCGCCGAACCCGGGAACCGGACGGCTCCAGTAGGTCTCCGTACGGTAGGCGGGGCGCTTGACCCGAGCGACCTCTTCCCGGTGGGAGACAAGCCGAGGACAACGCCGACAGTCGACCACCCGTTTGTCGAGATGAGCGAGAGCTAGTTCCCGATCGTCCACAATCGGATCGTGTTGTCGCGCGAGGTCGTCACCACCCGAGCTCCGTCGGGAAAGACGATGAGACCCCAGATGCTGTCGCTATGCCCGGCGTGCTCGGAGACCATCGCCCGCGAGCCAACATCCCACACCTCCAACCGGTTCGAGAACCCACCGCAGAAGATTCGCTTACCGTCGGGAGAGAAGGCCATCACGTACAATGAACTCGCTCGCCCGCCACTGACCCTCTCCGCACGCAGCCGCACCGCCTCCTCCCAGGTGTCGGTGCGGTAGAGGCGGATCTCTCCAGGGTTGTTGACGCACCCCAGGAACTGCCCATCGGGGGAAAACGTGACGAAGTACACGTTGATGCCGGCTTGGATCGGATCCCTACGCAGGCGCAACGAGTCCACGTCCCAGATCCGCACGTACCCATCGCATCCGCTCGTGGCCAGCGTGCGGCTGTCGGGGGAGAAGGTCACGCACCGCACCCACCCCATGTGTGCCCGGTCCTTGTTCTCGGCATCCACGAGTCGGGGCTCGATGAACAACCCGACCTCGATCCATGTCGCGGTATCCCACAGGCGGACCGTGCCGTCGAACGCCCCCGACGCCAGAAGCGTCCCGTCGGGCGAGAAAGCCACCGACCACACAGAGAACCGGTGCGCGTATTTCTTGAACACGAGCTGCCCCGAGGCGATCTCCCACACGATGAGATGGCCGTCCTTGTCGCCCGCGGCGACGAACCGGCCGTTGGGAGACACAGCAAGCGAGACGACGAACGCCTCTGCTCCTCGCAGCGACTGAACGACCCGGCTCGGGCTCGCCCACGACCGGATTTCGACGGTGCGTCCCTGCCCCACGGCGAACGTGTCCGCGCCCACCCGCGCCAAGGCGTGTTCGTCGAACGGCCCTTCGATCCCACCCTGGGCAGCCGCCGTGATCCCAAACGCCCCGCACACAGTCAAGACCGAGACCGCCACCCATCGCATCATCGCTGGCCTCCTAGGAGGCCATCCTACCCCATCCACACCAGATCCGGCTACCATCATCGGGCGATGGACCGCACGCTGGCCTGGGTGGGCCTGAACCTGCTCCCGTCCCTCACCCCGCGCCGCCGGGACCTCCTGGTGCGGAGGTGCGGAGGCCCGGTGGAGGGATGGCAGTGCCTGGAGGGACCCCTCCCCGACGATCTCCAGGAGGCGATCGGCGCCAAGGTTCTCTCCGAGTACAGGAGTGCCGATCCGGAACGGGAGCTGGACCCGGCACGCCGCCGTGGGGCGCGGGTGATCACGGTGGACGACGCCGACTATCCCCCACCCCTGCGCGCCATCCCTGCAGCCCCACCAGTTCTCTACGTGCTCGGGAGCTGGGAGCCCGCCGATGTCCGGGCGGTGGCGGTCGTCGGCACCCGCCGATGCACGAGCTACGGGCGGCTCGTGGCGCGGAAGCTGGGGGCAGAGCTGGCCGCTCGCGGTGTCACCGTTGTGTCGGGACTCGCCCCGGGGATCGATGCCGCAGCCCACGATGGAGCGTTGACCGCTGGACGCACGGTGGCTGTCCTCGGGACCGGCTTGGGGAACCCGTACCCAGCAGGGAGCGAAGGGCGGATCGAGGGGATCGCTTCCCGCGGGGCCGTCATATCCGAGTTCCCCTGGACCACACGCGGATCGCAGTGGACGTTCCCCCGTCGAAACCGCATCATCGCTGGCCTGTCCCAACTCGTGGTCGTGGTAGAGGCGCCAGAGCGATCAGGCGCTCTCATCACGGTGGACTACGCCCTCGCTCAGGGCAAGGACGTCCTCGCCGTACCAGGCCCCATCACGTCCGAGGCCTCGATGGGCTCGAACCGGCTGATCCAAGATGGGGCTAGACCCGTTCTCTGCGCTGGGGACATCTTGTCCGAGCTGGGGATGCCATCGTTGCCCCTTGCCTCCCCGCCGGCCCTCAAGCCCGAGGCCCAACGGGTGTACGACCTCCTGTCCCACGAGCCCCTCGACCCATCCGAGATGGTTGCCCAAACAGGCCTGTCACACGCAACGGTCGCCCGGATCTTGCTCGACCTCGTCCTGTCCGGGCACGTCCACGAGCTGCCAGGCCGCAAGTACGTTCGGGCGTGAAGTGTAGTGTATGTTACAGATCAGGAGCGAATTCCTCGTTATACTCCTCCCGGCTGTCCCACGGGAGACGCCCCCGTGGGGCGCTTGCGATGGACAACTGAGGAGCCATGAGATGAACCAAGGGAGGCGACGATGAGGAAAACCCTGTTGTTCGTGGTATGGTGTGCCCTCGCTCTGACGGCGTGGGCGGCCCCGCAGCGGCTGGCGTTCATCCTTGACGCATCGGACTCGATGAACATCGGCCTTGACGGCGGCCCCACCCGGTTCGCGTGGGCCAAGGAGGCCTTGACGTTGGTTCTAGACGACCTCTCGGACGAGACGTCGTTTGCGGTCGCGGTGTTCGGCCACCGGATACCGAAGACGCAGGAGCCAGCAACGTGCCGTGACATCGAACTCATCGCGTCCTTGGGAACCTACGGCGCAGTGGATCGCGCCGTACTCAAGGCCACGATCGCCAACCTGGTTGCGATGGGGAAGACCCCGCTCGCCGAGTCGCTCCGATTCATTGCAGGAAGAGTCCCCGCACCGGCGCGCATTGTTCTGCTTACCGACGGAGGGGAGACGTGCGGGGGAGACCCGGTCGCGGAGGCGCGGCGCCTGTGCGCGTTGGGGTACACGGTAGATGTGGTTGGCTTGGCCCTCACCCCCGCTGATGAGCAGGCACTCCGCGCGATCGCTGCAGCGGGGTGTGGCCAGTTTATCGTCGTAGCAGAACCGAAAGATCTTGTTCCGTTGTTCCGTGAATTTGTGATCCCGACGCCTCCGATTCCGGCGCCAACGATTCCGCACTGCCTCGCCACGTACAAGGTTGACCCCGCCATCGTCGCCCTGCTCCTGAAGCATCTTCCCTATGCACCATGCACGGACCCGATGTGGCACGTGATCCTGTGCTTCCTCGAGCAGAACCCACCCGCCAAGATCATCGTCGGAACTGAAGGTGATGACGTCCTGTTCGGAACGCCGGGCAACGACCTGATCCTCGGCCTGGGTGGCGACGATCAGATCTTCGGGTTCGCCGGGAACGATCTCCTCATCGGCGGCCCGGGGAACGACCTCATCCAGGGAGGCGATGGCGACGACCTCATTCTGGGTGGACCAGGCAATGACCTCCTGTTCGGCGGTGCCGGCGACGACATGATCTACGGTGAGGATGGCGACGACCGGATCGAGGGCGAGGCCGGGAACGACAAGCTGTTCGGCGGTCCGGGCAACGACATCATCCTCGGCGGTCCTGGCTGCAACGTGATCGACGGTGGCCCCGGGAAGAACTTCATCTACGATGAGGGAACGTGCGCCCCGCGGCCACTGGCTCCCGACTGCACGCCAGTCTGCGCGCCGCCTGTTCCCGCGACACCGAAGCCGACCATCTCCCCCACCTGCCAGGTCGCCCCGGAGATCAAGACGGTCGTCGAAGGAGGAAGCATTGTCCTGCGCGCAATCGTTCACGATCCCGACGGGGACCCGGTCCGGGTAACGTGGTCGGCTCCCAAGGGCCATTTCTCCGATCCACACGCGTTCGAGCCCACGTACTACGCGCCGTGGGTCAAGTCGTGCGATGGCGAACGGATCGAGATCACCCTCACAGCGGTCGACGCTTGCGGCGCGCAGGCAGTGGATAAGCTCGTTCTCCACGTGCTCAACGTGAACCATCCGCCAGTGGTGGACGCCGGGCCGGATCTCGCGGTGGACGAGGGCGGCAAGATCAGGCTCCTTGCCTCGGCCTGTGACCCTGACGACGATGCGTTGTCCTTCCTCTGGACGATTGGTTGTGGCCGCGGATCGCTCGACAACCCGCGGGCCCTTCAGCCGATCTACACAGCCCCGCTCACCTCGCGGTGTGAGGGAGAGACGGTCGAGCTCACCCTCACCGTGACCGACGCCTGCGGTGCGGTGGCCCAGGACACGGTGCGGATCCACGTGCGAAACCTGAACAAGCCGCCGTGGGCTGATGCCGGGCCCGACCTCCAGGTACCCGAGAAGGCGCAGATCATGATCCTCGGCCAGGCCGGGGACCCCGACGGCGAGAAGCTCACCGTCACCTGGTGGGCGAGCGCGGGGACCCTTCTCAACGCCGACACCCTGTGCCCGATCTTCGTCGCTCCCGAGGTCGAGGGCTGTGACCACATGCTGGTTACGGTCACCCTGTGCGTCATGGATCCGTGCGGCGCTGTCGCCCAGGACTCGCTTGTGATCAAGGTCCTCAACGTGAACCGGCCGCCGCAGGTCAAGGCAGATCCGTAGG
It contains:
- a CDS encoding DNA internalization-related competence protein ComEC/Rec2, whose amino-acid sequence is MGRALLPGLGAALGFGIAFGYLLTPGLSAMAAAGGALIVAAARRSPIALWVAACALGAGLAVPETLPSHYAFQLPNLREVTGRVLDIPEPRTKNVSFTLSVDTLGVDLLAYVPRHPAVGPGDQVKVIGRWGLPQPEGWRAGLARRGIHGLFWADEVEVLAPGPPSLARWASHVRQTLLSHLYRVAPEGTERASPALDLLAALLLGARGMFPSEEQQAFRTAGVAHVLALSGLHVGILVAGGWWLLGLVRVRPAWRYLVLVPAVGFYVLVGGARVSLIRAAIMFAVLGLFWLLLERGWVLRRWLDPVQGLALAATVVLLVWPWSALDTGFQLSFLATGGIVVLLPGWTGSDLRRRLPGWTRRAADLLAVTLCAQAGAVPVIGTVFGHVSPYGILANVVLVPWTGLLLWGGILVIALAALPISLPLTFLVEAVLVGPYLAIVQWVSGLPGASLVVGPGFGAWCLLAALGILLLRVIAEEPGSPCASPSRCRGPRGEDPLRAKRVAPRSPSVG
- a CDS encoding Uracil-DNA glycosylase, family 5; the protein is MDDRELALAHLDKRVVDCRRCPRLVSHREEVARVKRPAYRTETYWSRPVPGFGDPGARLLIVGLAPAAHGANRTGRMFTGDGPRGAGDFLVSALHRAGLANQPTSSCRDDGLRLRGVYLTAVVRCAPPRNRPSGQEIRSCLPYLVHELAVLSDVRTVLALGKIAFDGCVGVLRSLGGTIAAPRFAHAARHEPGTAFPALVASYHPSRQNTQTGRLTPRMFDWALDQALI
- a CDS encoding Rossmann fold nucleotide-binding protein Smf (possibly involved in DNA uptake), which encodes MDRTLAWVGLNLLPSLTPRRRDLLVRRCGGPVEGWQCLEGPLPDDLQEAIGAKVLSEYRSADPERELDPARRRGARVITVDDADYPPPLRAIPAAPPVLYVLGSWEPADVRAVAVVGTRRCTSYGRLVARKLGAELAARGVTVVSGLAPGIDAAAHDGALTAGRTVAVLGTGLGNPYPAGSEGRIEGIASRGAVISEFPWTTRGSQWTFPRRNRIIAGLSQLVVVVEAPERSGALITVDYALAQGKDVLAVPGPITSEASMGSNRLIQDGARPVLCAGDILSELGMPSLPLASPPALKPEAQRVYDLLSHEPLDPSEMVAQTGLSHATVARILLDLVLSGHVHELPGRKYVRA
- a CDS encoding Alkaline phosphatase, with the protein product MRKTLLFVVWCALALTAWAAPQRLAFILDASDSMNIGLDGGPTRFAWAKEALTLVLDDLSDETSFAVAVFGHRIPKTQEPATCRDIELIASLGTYGAVDRAVLKATIANLVAMGKTPLAESLRFIAGRVPAPARIVLLTDGGETCGGDPVAEARRLCALGYTVDVVGLALTPADEQALRAIAAAGCGQFIVVAEPKDLVPLFREFVIPTPPIPAPTIPHCLATYKVDPAIVALLLKHLPYAPCTDPMWHVILCFLEQNPPAKIIVGTEGDDVLFGTPGNDLILGLGGDDQIFGFAGNDLLIGGPGNDLIQGGDGDDLILGGPGNDLLFGGAGDDMIYGEDGDDRIEGEAGNDKLFGGPGNDIILGGPGCNVIDGGPGKNFIYDEGTCAPRPLAPDCTPVCAPPVPATPKPTISPTCQVAPEIKTVVEGGSIVLRAIVHDPDGDPVRVTWSAPKGHFSDPHAFEPTYYAPWVKSCDGERIEITLTAVDACGAQAVDKLVLHVLNVNHPPVVDAGPDLAVDEGGKIRLLASACDPDDDALSFLWTIGCGRGSLDNPRALQPIYTAPLTSRCEGETVELTLTVTDACGAVAQDTVRIHVRNLNKPPWADAGPDLQVPEKAQIMILGQAGDPDGEKLTVTWWASAGTLLNADTLCPIFVAPEVEGCDHMLVTVTLCVMDPCGAVAQDSLVIKVLNVNRPPQVKADP